Proteins from a genomic interval of Hoplias malabaricus isolate fHopMal1 chromosome 13, fHopMal1.hap1, whole genome shotgun sequence:
- the col1a1a gene encoding collagen, type I, alpha 1a, translating into MFSFVDIRLALLLSATVLLARGQGEDDRKDSSCTLDGQVYNDRDVWKPEPCQICVCDSGTVMCDEVICEDTSDCANPVIPPDECCPICPDDEYQEPRAEGPKGEPGEKGDRGPAGPPGNDGIPGQPGLPGPPGPPGPPGLGGNFSPQMSGGFDEKSGGMSIPGPMGPMGPRGPPGPPGLAGPQGFTGPPGEPGEAGAPGSMGPRGAAGPPGKNGEDGESGKPGRPGERGPSGPQGARGFPGTPGLPGIKGHRGFSGLDGAKGDTGPAGPKGEPGVSGENGAPGAMGPRGLPGERGRAGPSGAAGARGNDGAAGAAGPPGPTGPAGPPGFPGGPGAKGEVGAQGSRGPEGPQGSRGEAGNPGPAGAAGPAGNNGADGAPGAKGAPGAPGIAGAPGFPGPRGPPGPAGTPGAAGPKGNTGEAGAAGAKGEAGVKGEAGAPGVQGPPGPAGEEGKRGARGEPGAIGARGPVGERGAPGARGFPGTDGSAGPKGAPGERGGPGIVGPKGATGEPGRNGEPGMPGSKGMTGSPGSPGPDGKTGPSGPAGQDGRPGPPGPAGARGQPGVMGFPGPKGAAGEGGKPGERGVMGAVGVPGAAGKDGDVGAPGAPGPAGPAGERGEQGPAGPPGFQGLPGPQGATGEPGKPGEQGVPGEAGAPGPAGSRGDRGFPGERGAPGLAGPAGPRGSPGAAGNDGAKGESGAPGSPGAQGPPGLQGMPGERGAAGLPGLKGDRGDQGAKGADGAAGKDGIRGMTGPIGPPGPAGAQGDKGEPGPAGPLGPTGARGPPGERGELGAPGPAGFAGPPGADGQPGAKGEAGDAGAKGDAGAPGPSGATGAPGPQGPVGATGAKGARGAAGPPGATGFPGAAGRVGPPGPAGNSGPPGPPGPSGKEGQKGNRGETGPAGRPGEIGAAGPPGAPGEKGTPGSEGAPGSSGIPGPQGIAGQRGIVGLPGQRGERGFPGLPGPSGEPGKQGPSGPGGERGPSGPMGPPGLAGPPGEPGREGTPGNEGSAGRDGAAGPKGDRGESGAAGAPGAPGPPGAPGPIGPAGKTGDRGESGPAGPAGPAGPAGQRGPAGPAGARGDKGEAGEAGERGMKGHRGFTGMQGPPGPPGPSGESGPAGASGPAGPRGPAGSSGSAGKDGMSGLPGPIGPPGPRGRTGEIGPAGPPGPPGPPGPPGPSGGGFDIGFIAQPQEKAPDPFRHFRADDANVMRDRDLEVDTTLKSLSQQIESIRSPDGTKKNPARTCRDLKMCHPDWKSGEYWIDPDQGCNQDAIKVYCNMETGETCVYPAEAEIPKKNWYTSKNIKEKKHVWFGEAMTDGFQFEYGSEESKPEDVNIQLTFLRLMSTEASQNITYHCKNSIAYMDQATGNLKKALLLQGSNEIEIRAEGNSRFTYSVTEDGCTSHTGAWGKTVIDYKTTKTSRLPIIDIAPMDVGAPNQEFGIEVGPVCFL; encoded by the exons TGGGCCCCCAGGTCCCCCTGGACCCCCTGGCCTTGGCGGA AACTTTTCTCCTCAAATGTCTGGAGGTTTTGATGAGAAGTCCGGTGGCATGTCTATCCCAGGCCCAATG GGACCAATGGGCCCCCGTGGTCCCCCTGGACCTCCTGGACTTGCC GGACCCCAAGGTTTCACTGGCCCTCCCGGTGAGCCTGGTGAGGCTGGTGCTCCT GGTTCTATGGGTCCCCGTGGTGCAGCTGGTCCTCCTGGAAAGAACGGAGAAGAT GGTGAGTCTGGCAAGCCTGGTCGCCCAGGTGAGCGCGGTCCTTCCGGTCCTCAG GGTGCTCGTGGATTCCCCGGAACCCCCGGACTTCCTGGAATCAAGGGACACAGA GGTTTCAGCGGTCTAGATGGAGCTAAGGGAGATACCGGTCCTGCTGGTCCTAAG GGAGAGCCTGGTGTATCTGGTGAGAATGGAGCCCCTGGCGCCATG GGACCTCGTGGTCTTCCTGGTGAGAGAGGCCGTGCTGGACCTTCTGGTGCAGCT GGTGCTCGTGGTAACGATGGTGCTGCTGGTGCTGCTGGTCCTCCT GGCCCAACTGGTCCTGCTGGTCCTCCAGGATTCCCTGGTGGCCCCGGAGCTAAG GGTGAGGTTGGTGCTCAGGGAAGTCGTGGACCTGAAGGACCCCAGGGATCCCGCGGTGAGGCTGGTAACCCTGGACCTGCTGGGGCTGCTGGACCAGCT GGTAACAACGGTGCTGATGGTGCTCCTGGTGCTAAGGGTGCCCCT GGTGCTCCCGGAATTGCTGGTGCCCCTGGTTTCCCTGGACCTCGTGGTCCTCCCGGACCTGCTGGAACTCCTGGTGCCGCTGGTCCCAAGGGTAACACT ggtgaggctGGTGCCGCTGGAGCTAAAGGAGAGGCTGGTGTCAAGGGAGAGGCTGGTGCCCCTGGAGTTCAGGGACCCCCTGGACCTGCTGGTGAGGAAGGCAAGAGAGGAGCTCGTGGTGAGCCCGGTGCTATTGGTGCCCGTGGACCCGTTGGCGAGCGT GGTGCACCTGGTGCTCGTGGTTTCCCTGGTACTGATGGATCTGCTGGCCCTAAG GGTGCCCCTGGTGAGCGTGGAGGCCCTGGAATTGTTGGACCTAAAGGCGCCACTGGTGAGCCTGGCCGCAACGGAGAGCCTGGAATGCCTGGATCAAAG GGTATGACTGGTAGCCCTGGCAGCCCTGGACCTGATGGAAAGACTGGCCCCTCT GGACCCGCCGGACAAGATGGCCGCCCCGGACCCCCAGGCCCTGCTGGAGCCAGAGGTCAGCCTGGTGTTATGGGATTCCCCGGACCAAAGGGTGCTGCT GGTGAGGGTGGCAAACCTGGTGAGAGAGGTGTGATGGGTGCTGTTGGTGTTCCT gGTGCTGCTGGTAAAGACGGTGATGTTGGTGCTCCTGGTGCCCCCGGCCCCGCT GGACCTGCTGGTGAGAGAGGTGAGCAGGGACCTGCTGGTCCTCCTGGATTCCAG GGTCTGCCTGGACCTCAGGGTGCTACTGGTGAGCCCGGAAAGCCTGGTGAGCAG GGTGTGCCTGGTGAGGCTGGTGCTCCTGGACCTGCTGGATCCAGA GGTGACAGAGGATTCCCTGGTGAGCGTGGTGCCCCTGGACTTGCTGGTCCTGCTGGCCCTCGTGGCTCTCCTGGTGCAGCTGGTAACGATGGTGCCAAG GGTGAGAGTGGTGCTCCTGGTTCCCCTGGGGCTCAGGGTCCTCCCGGACTTCAGGGTATGCCTGGTGAGCGTGGTGCTGCTGGTCTGCCAGGTCTTAAGGGTGACAGA GGTGACCAAGGCGCAAAGGGAGCTGATGGTGCCGCTGGTAAGGATGGCATCCGTGGTATGACCGGACCTATTGGACCTCCTGGACCAGCTGGAGCTCAGGGCGACAAG GGAGAGCCTGGACCTGCTGGACCTCTTGGACCCACTGGTGCCCGTGGACCACCT GGCGAGCGTGGTGAGCTTGGTGCCCCTGGACCTGCTGGATTTGCTGGACCACCC GGTGCTGATGGCCAGCCTGGTGCTAAGGGAGAGGCTGGAGATGCTGGTGCTAAGGGTGATGCTGGTGCCCCTGGACCTTCTGGAGCTACTGGAGCCCCTGGACCTCAG GGCCCTGTTGGTGCTACTGGAGCTAAGGGTGCTCGTGGTGCTGCTGGACCACCT GGTGCTACTGGTTTCCCTGGTGCTGCTGGCAGAGTTGGACCACCTGGCCCCGCT GGTAACTCTGGTCCCCCTGGACCTCCCGGACCCTCTGGAAAAGAAGGCCAAAAAGGTAACCGTGGTGAGACTGGACCTGCTGGTCGCCCAGGTGAGATTGGTGCCGCTGGCCCTCCTGGTGCTCCTGGTGAGAAGGGAACTCCTGGTTCTGAGGGTGCCCCC GGATCTTCTGGTATCCCCGGACCTCAAGGTATTGCTGGACAGCGTGGTATTGTTGGTCTTCCTGGACAAAGAGGCGAGCGTGGTTTCCCTGGCCTCCCTGGCCCATCT GGAGAGCCTGGCAAGCAGGGACCTTCTGGCCCCGGTGGCGAGCGTGGACCTTCTGGACCCATGGGACCCCCTGGACTGGCTGGACCTCCTGGTGAGCCTGGACGTGAG GGAACTCCTGGTAATGAGGGTTCTGCTGGCCGTGATGGTGCTGCTGGCCCCAAG GGTGACCGTGGTGAGTCTGGTGCTGCTGGTGCTCCTGGTGCTCCTGGACCCCCTGGTGCTCCTGGACCTATTGGCCCTGCTGGAAAGACTGGTGACCGTGGAGAGTCT GGTCCCGCTGGTCCTGCCGGTCCTGCTGGTCCTGCTGGCCAACGTGGTCCtgct GGACCTGCTGGAGCCCGTGGAGACAAGGGTGAGGCTGGAGAGGCTGGAGAAAGAGGCATGAAGGGACACAGAGGATTCACCGGAATGCAAGGACCACCTGGACCTCCC GGACCTTCTGGAGAGTCTGGACCTGCTGGAGCTTCTGGCCCCGCTGGACCAAGA GGACCTGCAGGATCTAGTGGTTCCGCTGGTAAGGACGGTATGAGTGGACTTCCTGGACCCATTGGACCCCCTGGACCTCGTGGTCGCACTGGTGAAATTGGACCTGCT GGACCTCCTGGACCTCCCGGACCCCCTGGACCTCCTGGACCCTCTGGTGGTGGATTCGACATTGGTTTCATTGCCCAGCCCCAGGAGAAGGCCCCTGATCCTTTCCGCCACTTCCGTGCTGATGATGCTAATGTGATGCGTGACCGTGACCTCGAGGTTGACACAACACTCAAGTCCCTGAGCCAGCAGATTGAGAGCATCCGTAGCCCCGATGGCACCAAGAAGAACCCTGCCCGTACCTGCCGGGACCTGAAGATGTGCCATCCCGACTGGAAGAGTG GCGAGTACTGGATTGACCCTGACCAGGGCTGCAACCAGGATGCCATCAAGGTCTACTGCAACATGGAGACTGGCGAGACCTGCGTCTACCCAGCAGAGGCTGAAATTCCCAAGAAGAACTGGTACACAAGCAAGAACATCAAGGAGAAGAAGCATGTCTGGTTCGGAGAGGCCATGACCGATGGCTTCCAG TTCGAATATGGTAGTGAAGAGTCCAAGCCTGAGGATGTCAACATCCAACTCACCTTCCTGCGTCTCATGTCCACTGAGGCCTCCCAGAACATCACATACCACTGCAAGAACAGTATTGCCTACATGGACCAGGCCACAGGCAATCTTAAGAAGGCTCTGCTGCTCCAGGGTTCCAACGAGATTGAGATCAGAGCAGAGGGCAACAGCCGCTTCACATACAGCGTCACTGAGGATGGCTGCACG TCGCACACCGGTGCATGGGGCAAGACAGTCATTGACTACAAAACAACGAAAACATCTCGGCTGCCTATTATTGACATCGCTCCTATGGACGTTGGTGCACCCAATCAGGAATTTGGCATTGAAGTTGGCCCAGTCTGCTTCTTGTAA